The Phycisphaeraceae bacterium genome window below encodes:
- a CDS encoding phytanoyl-CoA dioxygenase family protein → MSMITDEQVRQFHEQGFFITEPMWSAAELRDVIGEFHRLHNQAITQAEATGDQKLIEMTRLRPFIGAAHSKSELLTKFIKSPIYLEACAKFVGPDANLYYNQVVMKAPEKGRSFAWHQDSGYVVTDPVEYITCWTAIGPATLDNGCVWVIPGSHRLGLLPHERDEVTGEKIPKGIDDSAAIPVEVPAGTVVIFSSLTLHRSGANTSREFRYAYVPQYHTPRMVRADTRTPWGDQYPVLRGGKKVE, encoded by the coding sequence ATGAGCATGATTACCGACGAGCAGGTCCGTCAGTTTCACGAACAGGGATTTTTTATCACCGAGCCGATGTGGAGTGCAGCGGAGCTGCGCGATGTCATCGGCGAGTTTCATCGATTACACAATCAAGCCATCACACAGGCGGAGGCGACAGGCGATCAGAAACTCATTGAGATGACTCGGTTACGACCATTCATCGGCGCAGCGCACAGCAAGAGCGAATTGCTGACGAAATTCATCAAGAGTCCGATCTACCTTGAGGCCTGCGCGAAGTTTGTCGGCCCTGATGCAAATCTTTATTACAACCAGGTGGTAATGAAGGCTCCTGAAAAAGGCCGTAGCTTTGCCTGGCATCAGGACTCCGGCTACGTGGTGACTGACCCGGTGGAATACATCACCTGCTGGACTGCGATCGGCCCAGCCACTCTCGATAACGGCTGCGTCTGGGTCATTCCCGGCTCGCATCGTCTTGGTCTGCTGCCTCATGAGCGGGATGAAGTCACAGGCGAGAAGATACCCAAGGGCATCGACGACTCCGCTGCGATTCCCGTCGAAGTGCCGGCGGGTACGGTGGTGATTTTCAGCTCCCTGACGCTGCACCGAAGCGGTGCCAACACCTCAAGAGAATTCCGCTACGCCTATGTGCCGCAGTACCACACCCCCCGCATGGTCCGTGCTGACACACGCACGCCCTGGGGCGATCAGTACCCGGTGCTGCGCGGCGGGAAAAAAGTCGAGTAG
- a CDS encoding class I SAM-dependent methyltransferase has translation MKPRSDRRPPIAKRQRQPSNWGNIADWYDNLVGEAGSEYQREVVHPGVLRLLGARKTQRVLDVACGQGVFCRLLHEQGIKAVGVDAAAALLHLARKRSDPAIEYFSGDARELASVRELSGRTFDAAVCVLAIQDMDPIAPVFEGIFRLLVPGGQLVIAMMHPAFRIPKQSSWGWDVQRGVQYRRVDRYLLPRKEPIITHPGSAPTQHTWTYHRPIEAYVKALTRTGFVIDAMEEWVSHKISDSGPRAVAENTARREIPMFLALRAKKMS, from the coding sequence ATGAAACCGCGTTCCGACCGTCGCCCTCCGATCGCCAAACGCCAACGCCAGCCGTCTAATTGGGGAAACATCGCAGATTGGTATGACAATCTTGTGGGAGAGGCAGGCAGCGAATATCAGCGCGAAGTTGTCCATCCCGGTGTGCTGCGATTGCTGGGAGCTCGGAAAACTCAGCGCGTGCTTGATGTGGCCTGCGGTCAGGGCGTCTTCTGCCGGCTGCTGCATGAACAGGGAATCAAAGCTGTCGGCGTAGATGCCGCGGCTGCATTACTCCACCTGGCACGCAAACGCAGCGACCCGGCTATCGAATATTTCAGTGGTGATGCGCGGGAGCTTGCATCCGTACGCGAACTGTCGGGCAGGACATTTGACGCGGCAGTGTGCGTGCTGGCGATACAGGACATGGACCCGATTGCCCCTGTATTTGAAGGCATCTTCCGGCTGCTGGTACCCGGAGGTCAGTTGGTCATCGCCATGATGCATCCGGCTTTCCGTATTCCCAAGCAAAGCTCCTGGGGATGGGACGTACAACGCGGTGTGCAGTACCGACGGGTTGATCGGTATCTCCTTCCACGCAAAGAGCCGATCATCACTCACCCCGGCAGCGCACCGACTCAGCATACGTGGACATATCACCGGCCGATTGAAGCCTATGTCAAAGCACTCACCCGTACAGGGTTCGTGATCGACGCCATGGAAGAATGGGTCAGTCACAAGATCAGCGACAGCGGACCTCGAGCTGTGGCAGAAAACACAGCTCGACGGGAAATACCGATGTTTCTCGCACTGCGTGCAAAAAAGATGTCGTAA
- a CDS encoding glutathione peroxidase, whose product MPAVLDYTMKSLDGHDVNLSKYKGNVVLMVNVASRCGLTPQYKGLEALHEKYKDQGFSILGFPANNFGQQEPGTNEEIHQFCQKNYGVKFDMFSKISVKGDDKASLYKYLTEQDPIGKTKGDISWNFEKFLIGRNGQVVARFEPKTTPESPEVVKAIEIELAKKP is encoded by the coding sequence ATGCCCGCGGTACTTGACTACACGATGAAGAGCCTTGACGGCCATGACGTGAACCTTTCCAAATATAAGGGCAACGTCGTGCTGATGGTGAATGTTGCCAGTCGGTGCGGGCTGACCCCGCAATACAAGGGGCTTGAGGCCCTGCATGAAAAATACAAGGATCAGGGATTTTCAATTCTTGGGTTTCCTGCCAACAATTTCGGCCAGCAGGAACCGGGAACCAATGAAGAGATTCATCAGTTCTGTCAGAAAAATTACGGCGTCAAGTTCGATATGTTTTCCAAGATTTCCGTCAAGGGTGATGACAAAGCTTCGCTCTACAAATACCTGACAGAGCAGGATCCGATCGGTAAGACAAAGGGTGACATCTCGTGGAACTTCGAAAAATTTCTCATCGGTCGCAATGGTCAGGTTGTTGCGCGGTTTGAGCCTAAGACCACACCTGAGTCACCCGAAGTCGTCAAGGCTATCGAGATCGAGCTGGCGAAGAAGCCGTAA